One region of Primulina tabacum isolate GXHZ01 chromosome 1, ASM2559414v2, whole genome shotgun sequence genomic DNA includes:
- the LOC142543046 gene encoding uncharacterized protein LOC142543046 produces the protein MTYRFFQPHIPTLNDWTENGKSNYYFSSYILPRSAYYSFPNLRKSLRISSFFCGGENPKRCIFYTVLKFLLLIDIDAYSFVEEKETTKQAFFLRNQEGELEGERERNREFLLKDLVFLSSGMSTGMISDSLVMNTGPVSTVISGQTEVDFAECDCCGLMEECTPSYIEKIRERYGGKWICGLCAEAVKDEILRCHKLISLDEAMARHFSFCNKFRASGPPQDPTPRLIRAMSQILRKSLDSPKSLTRAARPETWENSAAPF, from the exons ATGACGTATCGTTTCTTCCAACCTCACATCCCAACTCTCAATGATTGGACCGAAAATGGGAAATCAAATTATTATTTCTCCTCGTATATATTACCCCGATCTGCATATTATTCTTTCCCAAACCTCAGAAAAAGTCTTagaatttcttcttttttttgtgGAGGAGAGAACCCAAAAAGGTGTATCTTTTACACTGTATTAAAATTCCTTCTCTTGATTGATATCGATGCATATTCGTTCGTAGAAGAGAAAGAAACAACGAAACAAGCTTTTTTCCTTAGGAACCAAGAAGGGGAGCTGGAGGGGGAGAGAGAAAGAAATAGAGAATTTCTGTTGAAAGATCTTGTTTTTCTTTCGTCTG GGATGTCGACAGGTATGATCAGTGATTCGTTGGTGATGAATACGGGACCTGTGAGCACCGTCATTTCAGGTCAAACGGAGGTGGATTTTGCGGAATGCGATTGTTGCGGGCTGATGGAGGAATGCACCCCTTCATATATTGAAAAGATTCGTGAAAG GTACGGAGGGAAATGGATATGCGGGCTTTGTGCAGAAGCTGTGAAAGACGAAATCTTGCGATGCCACAAACTGATAAGCCTGGATGAAGCCATGGCCCGGCATTTCAGCTTCTGCAACAAGTTTCGGGCTTCGGGCCCTCCGCAGGACCCTACCCCGCGTCTGATCCGGGCCATGAGTCAGATCTTGAGGAAGAGTTTGGATAGCCCGAAATCTCTTACCCGAGCAGCCCGACCAGAAACATGGGAGAACTCGGCGGCGCCGTTTTGA